One stretch of Pseudomonas sp. NC02 DNA includes these proteins:
- a CDS encoding PepSY domain-containing protein, with amino-acid sequence MRALLVLLHRYIGLATALFLMMAGLTGSLLAFNHELDEWLNPGFYGATAKGSALPPGELVDTLQGQHPKLQVWYMEYPQEAGHTAMLAAVARNDPATGKPFEEPNQVFYLDPVSGEEMGRRVWGACCFQRENFIPFILEFHYNLTLPGNWGLWLMGLVAIAWVFDCFIALWLTLPRGKPFWKKWSTAWKIKGGHAYRLNFDLHRAGGLWLWLLLLPIAVSSVAMNLPSQVFKPAVSLFSPVEPSVYEARGGLPAEQLGVTQLSYQQAYERALEEGKRLGLTAAIGELYYSFEYNFYGAGFGQHDTEAHGKSWLFFHGTDGRLLGQEIAGQGTLGERFYRLQLPIHGGRIIGVMGQVLIALLGAVIAMLSATGIYIWWHKLMARRSSKARKG; translated from the coding sequence ATGCGCGCATTGCTGGTTTTACTTCATCGCTACATCGGGTTGGCAACGGCGTTGTTTCTGATGATGGCGGGACTCACGGGCAGCCTTCTGGCGTTTAACCATGAGTTGGATGAATGGCTCAATCCCGGCTTTTATGGAGCAACGGCCAAAGGTTCGGCATTGCCGCCAGGTGAACTGGTGGACACGTTGCAGGGGCAGCATCCCAAACTGCAAGTCTGGTACATGGAGTATCCACAAGAGGCCGGTCATACCGCGATGCTGGCGGCAGTTGCGAGAAACGATCCGGCGACGGGCAAACCCTTTGAGGAGCCCAACCAGGTCTTTTACCTGGATCCGGTCAGCGGCGAAGAAATGGGCCGGCGTGTTTGGGGGGCTTGCTGCTTTCAGCGCGAGAACTTCATTCCGTTCATTCTGGAATTTCACTACAACCTGACACTGCCGGGTAATTGGGGTTTGTGGCTGATGGGACTGGTGGCGATCGCATGGGTGTTCGATTGTTTTATCGCGCTGTGGCTGACCCTGCCGAGAGGTAAACCGTTCTGGAAGAAGTGGTCCACGGCGTGGAAGATCAAGGGCGGCCACGCTTACCGGCTGAACTTCGACCTGCATCGTGCAGGCGGGTTATGGCTTTGGCTGTTGTTGCTGCCGATTGCAGTCAGCAGCGTCGCGATGAATTTGCCGAGCCAGGTGTTCAAGCCTGCTGTCTCGCTGTTCTCACCGGTTGAGCCTAGCGTCTATGAGGCCCGTGGCGGGTTACCCGCCGAGCAATTGGGCGTGACACAACTGAGTTATCAACAGGCCTATGAGCGGGCGCTGGAGGAAGGCAAGCGGCTGGGACTGACGGCGGCGATTGGAGAGCTTTACTACAGCTTTGAGTACAACTTTTATGGGGCGGGTTTTGGACAACATGATACCGAGGCCCATGGGAAATCCTGGTTGTTTTTCCACGGGACGGATGGGCGTTTACTGGGGCAGGAAATAGCAGGGCAAGGTACGTTGGGAGAGCGCTTTTATCGGCTGCAACTGCCGATCCATGGGGGCAGGATCATCGGGGTGATGGGTCAGGTGCTGATTGCGCTGCTGGGAGCTGTGATCGCGATGTTGTCTGCTACCGGGATCTATATATGGTGGCACAAGTTAATGGCCAGGCGAAGCAGTAAGGCACGCAAAGGGTGA